The segment TCCATTCATCTCAAAATGCAACACAAACCAGCAATCCAAATTCACATTTAGTGCAACCCAAAGAAACGTTGTACAGCATTTCAAAACAATATGGAGTTACTATTGATGCACTAAAAGCGGCAAATGGAGATTTATTAAATAATGGTTTGAAGATTGGACAGAATATTAAAATCCCAACTTCGGGTAGCGGACAAAATGTTGCTGCTTCAAAACCTGTAGAAACTCCGAAAGTAGTTGCTCCTGTAGTTTCAAAGCCTGCCGTTGTAAAAGCAGCACCAAAGGTTGAAGCACCAAAAGGAGAAACCACCTATCACATCATTGAACCAAAGGAAACAAAATATGGTATTTCTAAAAAGTACGGAATGACCATTCCCGAATTGGAACGTTTAAATCCGGCAATTGTGAATGATTTTCCTATTGGTTTTAAACTTGTTGTTTCAGGCAATGTTGTAAATCAAGCTGTTTTAGAAACACCTAAACCAGCAGTTGAAACACCAAAACCAGTAGCCGAAACAGCGACAGCTGAAACGACAAGTACTAAAAAATATTTAGAAGAATATGTGGTTAAACCAAAAGAAACCATTGCAACTATTGCCAATGATTATGGAATATCCGAGCAGGAATTGATTTCTCTAAATCCCGAATTGAAAAGAGGAATTAAATTAGGAATGATACTCCGTGTGCCCAAAGGACAGCGAAAAGAACCTGTCAAAAAAGAACAGGGAAATTTACTAAAAACAATCAACACTAATGCGAGGAAACAACTCGCATTACTTTTGCCTTTTAATATTTCAAAAATTGAAAGCGACACTATAAATTCGACACAAGCCAGATTGAAAAAAGATAAATTCCTGAATTTGACTTTGGATTTCTATTCGGGTGCTTTGATGGCGATTGATTCAGCTAAAGTTTTAGGGATGAATGTCGATATCAAAATTTTAGATTCTCAGGAAACTAAAAACTCATCCAACGTAGCTACTTTGGTCCAACAAAATAATCTTCAAAGCATGGATGCTATTGTCGGACCATTTTATCAATCTAATGTCGAAAAATTAGCCGAACTGCTTGAGCCAACAAAAACTCCGGTTATTTCTCCACTATCAAAAGAAAGTGGAAAAAAATATACCAATTTGTACCAATCGATGCCTTCAGCAGAGTTGTTGCGAAGCTCAATTTTTGACTTTATGAAAGCCAAAAGCGGCAATATTATCGCCGTTGTTGATAACAAAAAAGGAAGTGTAAAACAGTACATTCAGGAAATGCAGCCCAATGTTAGAATTGCGGGTTTGAGCCCTAAAGGAACTTTTGTTGCCGATAGTTTAAAAGTCCTGTTCCAAAAAGACAAACTCAATTATGTGGTTTTAGCTTCTGAAAGTACTGGAATGATTCTGGCCACAACTTCTGCAATGTTAGCGGCACAAAAAGAGTATCAGGTGCAGCTTGTGATTTTGGAACAAAACGACACCTTTGATTTTGAGGAAATTTCATTAACGCGATTAACCAAATTGAAACTTCTCTATCCATCACTTTCCAGACCAAACGAAACTGATGAAGCCAATCAGTTTGATGCAAAGTATAAAAAGATAAATAAAATTATACCCAACCAATACGCCATTCGAGGTTTTGATGTAACGTTTGATACGTTACTACGATTGTCGCAGGACAAAACTTTTGAAGAGACCATTCAGGTTTCACCATCAGAACAAATAGAAAACAAATTTGATTATGTTCAAAATGCAACTTATGGTTATTCCAATAACGGAATTTACATTTTGTATTACGACACCGATTTAACCATAAAAGAAGCATTGTAATGGCAACATCAATCGTTAGATATTTAGGCGAATTGCGAACTTCGTCAATGCACATGCAATCCGGAACCGAAATCATTACCGATGCACCACTAGACAATCACGGAAAAGGAGAAGCATTTTCGCCAACCGATATGGTAGCGAATTCACTTGCAACCTGCATGATTACTATCATGGGGATTAAAGCCCGCGATATGGATATTGAATTGAAAGGAACAACTGCAGAAGTAACCAAAGTTATGGCTGCTGATCCAAGAAGGATTTCTGAAATTCACATTCACTTTGAGATGAACCATGCTGCTGATGATAAAACCAAAACCATTTTGGAAAGAGCAGGACTGACTTGTCCGGTTATGTTCAGCCTGCATCCAGATATCAAAAAGGAAATTACTTTTAATTGGAAGTAGAAAAAGAAAATAGAGAAGAGAACATAGAATATAGATTTCTTTTTTCAGCATAATTGTCTTTTCTCTTTCATCTTTTTTCTATTCTCTTTTTTAAATGAATCCACAACAACAACTTCTCATCAAACTCGCCCATACCAAAATGCCTTTCGGCAAATATGAAGGCTATTATCTTATCGATTTGCCCGAGTATTATGTGGTTTGGTACAGCCAAAAAGGTTTCCCAAAAGGACAGCTTGGCGAACAACTGCAACTCGTTTATGAACTTAAGTTAAACGGTTTGGAAGAATTGGTTCGGAATATTAAAAAACAATATCCGAAACCAATTTAATTCATTATTTTTGCCTCGTTTTTTACAACAATTACAACACAACAACTACAAAAAAAATGAATCAAACAAAATACATTTTTGTTACCGGCGGTGTGACTTCTTCTTTGGGAAAAGGAATCATCGCAGCATCTTTGGCCAAGTTACTACAGGCTAGGGGTTATCGAACGACCATTCAAAAATTTGATCCTTACATCAATGTTGATCCGGGAACTTTAAATCCGTATGAACACGGAGAATGTTTTGTGACAGATGATGGAGCAGAAACCGATTTAGATTTAGGACACTATGAAAGATTTTTAAACGTTCCCACTTCGCAAGCTAATAACGTTACTACAGGTAGAGTATATCTTTCGGTAATTGAGAAAGAACGAAGAGGCGAATTTTTGGGAAAAACTGTCCAGGTTGTTCCTCATATTACCAACGAAATTAAAGAACGCATGCAGTTGCTTGGGAAGTCAGGCGATTTTGATATAGTGATTACTGAAATTGGTGGAACGGTCGGAGATATTGAGTCCTTACCTTATATCGAATCGGTGCGTCAATTGGTTTGGGAATTAGGCGAGAGCAACGGAATCGTAATTCATTTGACATTGGTTCCTTATTTGGCTGCAGCCGGAGAATTAAAAACAAAACCAACACAGCACTCGGTTAAAACTTTGATGGAAAGCGGTATTAAAGCGGACATTTTAGTTTGTAGAACCGAGCACGAATTGTCGGATGAATTGCGTCAAAAATTAGCCTTGTTTTGCAACGTAAAACGCGAAGCGGTGATTCAGTCTATCGATGCTTCAACGATTTATGAAGTGCCAAATTTGATGCTTGAAGAAGGTTTGGATGTAGTCGCTTTAAAGAAATTAAACCTGCCTAAAAAAGCAGCTCCGGATTTGAAAAACTGGAATACTTTTCTACACCGATTAAAGCATCCGAAACAAACCGTAAATGTTGGTTTGGTTGGAAAATATGTAGAATTGCAGGATTCTTATAAATCAATTTTAGAATCATTTATTCATGCTGGTGCGGCAAACCAAACCAAAGTGAACGTGATTTCTATTCATTCTGAATATTTAGATGCCAAAACGGCAGATGAGCAACTAAAAGATTTGGACGGCATACTAGTTGCACCGGGATTTGGCGGTCGTGGAATTGAAGGAAAAATTGATACGGTTCGTTATGCACGTGAAAATAATATTCCGTTTTTCGGAATTTGTCTTGGAATGCAAATGGCGGTTATCGAATATTCGAGAAATATTTTGGGATTGAAAGATGCCAATTCAACCGAGATGAATGAAGAAACACCAAACCCTGTAATTTCGATTATGGAAGAACAGAAAACCATCACCGATAAAGGAGGAACGATGCGTCTTGGTGCCTGGAAGTGTGATATTGCTGCAGGAACTTTGGCACACCAAATATATGGAAGTGCCCAAATTCAGGAGCGTCACCGTCACCGTTATGAGTTTAATAATGAATACAGAAAACAATTAGAAAAAGCAGGATTAACTTGTTCAGGGATAAATCCGGAAACTGGTTTGGTTGAGATTATAGAATTGGAAAACCATCCGTTTTTTATTGGAGTACAATACCATCCTGAATATAAGAGTACGGTTGCGAATCCACACCCAATTTTTGTTAGCTTTGTGGCCGCAATGGTAAAACATAAAAATAAATAAAGGAACCGAAACAGGTTCAGCAGTACTTATGGAAGAAAAGAAATTTGATTTTAATACGATTATTGGTTTTGGTTTAATATTCGTTATCATCGTTTGGATGATGTATAACAACAGAGACAGCGAATTAAAAGAGCAACAGGAAAAAGCCAAAACCGAGAAAGCAGCAAAAGCAGCTGTGGCGGTAACTCCAAAAGAAACTACTAAAACCATAACAGATACTGCTGTTGCCGATTCAGTTAAAATTCAGAAACTTCAAGGTACTTTAGGAAGCTTTGCTTACTCAGCAACTTTGCCTTCTGCTACAGCAAATTTCACGACTTTAGAGAATGATTTGGTAAAGCTTAAGATTGCTAACAAAGGTGGTTATGTTGTTGAAGCCATTTTGAAAAAGTATGAAAAATTCAAGAAAAATTCAGGGCAATTAGTTGAATTGATAAAAGATAATAATGCCAGTTTTAATCTTCAATTGCAAACCAAAGACAATCGTGTTTTAAATACTAAAGACTTATTTTTTGAGCCAACTTTGACAAAAGTAGGAGCCAACCAAATCCTTTCTATGAAGTTGAAAGCCGGAGCAAATGAGTATTTGGAATACAAATATGTTTTGGCACCAAACCAATATTTAGTTGATTTCGATATACATTCTCAAGGATTAAATACGGTTCTAAATGCTTCAAAACCTATCGACTTGCAATGGGATTTGAAAAGCTACCGCAACGAGAAAAGTATATCCTATGAGAACCGTTATGCCGAAATTTATTTCGAGTATGAAGATGGGAAAATCGACTATGTTGGACAAGGAAAAGACAAAGAGGAAAATCCGGAAAAGGCAACTTTTATTGCTTACAAGCAGCACTTTTTCTCAACTATTTTATTGACCAAAACACCATTTGAGAAAGCAAAACTGCATTCGCATGATTTGGTGAATGATGATAAAAAAGACACCATTTTCACAAAACAATATAAAGCAACAATTCCGTTAGCATTTACAAATGGAGAGTTAGATTATAAAATGAATTGGTATTATGGTCCAACGGATTATAAAACTTTAAAAAATTACGACAGGAATCTTGAAAAAATTGTTCCGTTAGGATGGGGAATTTTTGGTTGGATAAACAAGTTTATTTTCATTCCGCTATTTGGATTTTTAAGCTCATTTATGGGATTGGGAATTGCGATTATTATCTTCACTATTTTGATCAAAATTGCAATGTCGCCTATTACGTTTAAATCATTTTTGTCACAGGCGAAAATGAAAGTTTTGCGTCCTGAGATTATGGAAATTGGAGAAAAATTCAAAAAAGATCCAATGAAAAAACAACAGGAAACAATGAAACTTTATAGCAAAGCTGGTGTGAATCCAATGGCTGGTTGTATTCCGGCATTGATACAAATTCCGTTTATGTATGCCTCGTTCCAGTTTTTCCCATCGGCATTTGAGTTGAGACAAAAAGGATTCCTTTGGGCGGACGATTTATCGTCATTTGACCAAATATTCAAATTGCCGTTCAATATTCCATTGTATGGTGATCACGTGAGTTTGTTCCCGATTTTAGCCGCGATTGCGATTTTCTTCTACATGAAAATGACTTCAGGTGATCAGGCAATGGCACAACCACCACAAGATGGTATGCCGGATATGGCTAAAATTATGAAAATCATGATTTATGTTTCACCGGTAATGATGTTGATTTTCTTCAACAGTTATGGTTCCGGATTGAGTTTGTATAACTTTATTTCTAACTTAATTACTATCGGAATTATGTTGGTTATCAAAAGATATTTTATCGATAGCGATAAAATTCATGCTCAGATTCAGGAAAATAAAGCCAAGCCAAAAACGGAAAGTAAGTTCCAAAAGAAAATGAGAGAAATGATGGAACAGGCTGAAGCTCAAAAGCAATTGCAAAACAAAAAGAAATAATATTTCAGTAATACATTTTCAAAACTCTGTTTAAAAACATATCTTTAAACAGAGTTTTTAATTTTAATAAACTATGAAAGTACTAATAATTGGTCACGGAAATATGGGTAAAACCTATGCCAATAGTTTTATCAGTTCGCGATTTATCAAACCCGAAGATATTTTTGTTTTGGTCAGAAATGCTGATTTTTCTACCATCGAAAGTGCTATTCCAAAAGCTAATTTTTCGAATTTGGTTTCCGATAAAATAGGCGATTTTGACATTGTAATTTTAGCCGTAAAACCACAGGATTTTACTGTTTTGGCACAGTCAATAAAACCGTATTTGAAAGACAGTCAGATTATTTTTTCTGTCATGGCCGGAATTACACTTTCTAAGTTAGAAAGCCAACTTTCGTGTTCGAAAATTGTGCGCTCTATGCCCAATATTCCAACGCAAATCGGAATGGGAATGACGGTCTTTACTGCTTCAGCTAATGTTGACAGAAAGGAATTGTTTATTATTCAAAACTTGATTAACACTACCGGAAAATCAGTTTATGTCGAGAATGAAAAACTGATTGATGCTGCCACAGCAATTTCAGGAAGCGGACCGGCTTATGTTTTTTATTTTATGCAATCCATGATAAAAGCAGCAGTCGATTTAGGATTTAACGAGTCGGAAGCAGAGTTGTTAGTCAACCAAACTTTTATGGGTTCAGTGGCGATACAAAACAGTTACTCATTATCGAACGAAGAATGGATTGCCAAAGTGGCTTCAAAAGGCGGAACAACTGAAAGTGCGTTGCGAATTTTTGAAAAAGGAAGTTTAGAAAAAACAATAGTTGAAGCAGTAAAAGCCGCCAATGACAGAGCTTTAGAATTAGGGTCATAAAAAAAGCGCAGTATTTATCTGCGCTTTTCTTTTTCATCACAATTTAAAATTATAAAGTAGGTAAAAGTACTTTACTCAATACATGGATTACTCCGTTTGAAGCCTGAACATCAGTTGCTATAATGTTGCATTCTCTGTTGTTAGCGTCTCTTAATCTTGCCCCACCACTTAAAAGAACAGTAAAGGTTTGAGATGGAGTTAAAATTGGGGTCACAACTTGTCCTTCAGTTAGAGAAGATGAGCGTACATTAGCAGGACTAACGACGTGATATGTTAATACTTTAGTTAAATTGGCAGCCGATACACCTGCAATTCCTCCTGGTGCTAATTCAGTATTTAAAGAAGTGAAAGCAGCGTTATTGGGAGCAAATACTGTAAATGGACCGGTACCTGAAAGAATACTCACAAAATCAGGTTGCCCTGAACTAGTCAATGCTCCGACCAAAGAGGTAAAATCAGGATTAGCAATAGCATGATTCACTACAGTTGGTAATCCAATAACATTTCCAACAACATGAACAACACCGTTGCTTGCATCTATATCAGCAGTTGTAACAGTCGCTCCACCATTCGAAGCTCCACCATTTAGAGTAACAACTCCACCGGATTTTTGTATAAACATACTTATGGTTGGTGAACTTGCTGTAGTATTAATAGGAGACAATGTTGAAGCATAACCCGTTACTATGTCAGCACTTTTAACTTCTGCGCCAATTACATGATTTAATAAAACATTTTTGAGTACATTAACATCTACATTATTAACTGTAACAGAAGGACCAAGAGATGTAAAGAACGTTTGAAAAGCAGAATTAGTTGGTGCAAATACGGTAAATTGACCACTACCATCCAAAGTAGCCGTTAGACCGGTTCTGTTCAAAGCAGTAACCAAAGTTGAGAAATCTGAGTTTCCAGATGCAATGTCAACGATTGTTGGTTGACTATCGCTATCACTATCACTACTACATGAGAAGATAGTTAGCGAAAAAATAGCAATTCCGATAATTTTTGTTAAATTTTTCATAGCTTTTTTGTTTAATGTTTACACAAAGCTAAATCATTTTTGTTTAACAAAAAACAATAAAGATTAAACAAAATAATATTTATGAAAAAATTAACTATTTTGTTTAACCTCTTAATCAGTAACTTAAAGCTGTGTAATCAATATTTTCTAACAGTTTATTTTTTTTGGTTCGCTATTTGGTTAAACAGAAAAGTTTTGATTTAAATAATTTTTTGAGATGTTTTACGTTATAAGTAAAAAACTATTTTTGTTGAAGCATGAAACAAATAGAAAACATGAAATACATAATTACAATATTGTTAACCTCACTCACATTGTGCGCTCAGGATTTTAACAAATTAGATGAAAACGGCAAAAAAAATGGTTTGTGGAAAGGCGTTTATGAAGCATCAAAACGACCTCGTTACGAAGGAACTTTTGAACACGGAAAAGAAATCGGAATGTTCAAATTTTTTGATGACACCAAAGCAGGAACAGTAATCGCCACAAGAGAATTTAATGCTAAAGACAATTCATGCTATACTATTTTTTACAATCAAAATAAAAGTAAAGTAAGTGAAGGAAAAGTGGTCAACAAGCAATTTGAAGGCGAATGGAAATATTACCATGAAGATTCACCATCCATCATGACTCTTGAAATTTACGCAAATGGCAAACTAAATGGTGTTCGAAAAGTGTTTTATAAAAGCGGTGTAATAGCTGAAGAGACAACCTATAAAGATGGCTTTAAAAACGGAGCTTATAAAAGTTATGCTGAAAACGGAATAGTGATGGAAGAATCAAATTATAAGAATGGTTTGTACGATGGACAGGCAATTTATAGAAATCCGACCAATGAAATTTCGGGGCAGGGAGTTTATAAAAACGGTAAGAAAGTTGGCATATGGAAAATGCTCGTCAAAGGAAAAATGAAAGATGTTAATATGAACTTCCAAAACAAAAACTTTAAAAAACCGGTTATGCCAAAACAGGGTGACGTTAAAGTTGAAGTTAAAGATGCTGAAAAACCCAATCCTGATTTAGATAGTGAAATCAAAAACAAATTAGGAAGATAAATAGGTTTTGTCTACGATTGAATTGTTTTAACTGATATTATAATATTAAATTATACAGATTTTGCGGTAACTTTGCCGCAAATTTTTTTTGCAATAAAATGAAACGAGTTGTTGTTGGACTTTCGGGTGGTGTTGATTCGAGTGTTGCTGCTTATCTTTTAAAAGAACAAGGCTATGAAGTCATTGGTCTTTTTATGAAGAACTGGCACGATGATTCTGTCACTATTTCTAATGAATGTCCGTGGCTCGAAGACAGTAACGATGCACTTTTGGTTGCCGAAAAATTAGGTATCCCTTTTCAAACCGTTGATTTAAGCGAACAATACAAAGAAAAAATCGTTGACTACATGTTCAACGAATACGAACAAGGACGAACTCCAAATCCGGATGTATTGTGCAATCGCGAAATTAAGTTTGATGTTTTTATGAAAATTGCTTTAAGTCTTGGTGCCGATTATGTAGCAACCGGACATTATTGCAGAAAAGGGGAAATTGAAGTTGGCGGAAAACCGGTTTATCAATTGCTTGCCGGAAAAGATGGAAACAAAGATCAGTCTTATTTCCTTTGCCAATTATCGCAGGAGCAGTTGGCTAAGTCTTTATTTCCAATTGGAGAATTGACCAAACCGGAAGTTCGTGAAATAGCTACAAAATTAGATTTGGTTACAGCAGAAAAGAAAGACTCGCAAGGTTTGTGTTTTATTGGAAAAGTTCGTTTACCCGAATTTTTGCAACAACAATTGCAACCCAAAGAAGGTTTGATTTATGAAATTGAGGCGAATAGTTCACTATATAATCAAGAGCAGCCAATCTTTAATTCGTTAGAAGAAAAATTAGCATTTGAAAGCAAGGGAATTTCATATACTTCTGAAAGCGGAAAAATTGTGGGCAAACATCAAGGAGCACATTACTTCACCATTGGGCAACGAAAAGGTTTGAATGTTGGCGGAACAAAAGAAGCACTTTTTATTATTGCGACTGATGTAAAAACCAATGCGATTTATACTGGTCAAGGTGCAAATCATCCTGGCTTATTCAAAAAAACATTGAGAGTGCAACCTTCAGAAATTCATTGGATACGCGAAGATTTAGCATTGAAAAATGGTGAAACGATGCAGGTTATGGCTCGTATTCGTTACCGTCAGGCATTGCAGAAAGCGACTTTATACCAATTTGAAAGTGGTTTGTATGTTTCTTTTGATGAACCACAATCGGCGATAACGGAAGGTCAGTTTGTAGCGTGGAATATTGATGACGAATTAGTTGGTTCAGGAGTAATTTCATAAATTAGCATTCTCAATGAGTAAATGCTATGAACAAACTTTTCTTTATTGTCCTTTTTCTTTTAAGTTTTCATGGATATTCTCAGGAAGACGCTTGGGTTTATTTTAATGATAAACCAAATGCAGCTGTTCAATTAAATACACCTTTAAATTTTCTTACCCAAAGAGCTTTAGATAGAAGAACAAATCAGGGAATTGCATTAAGTGAAAACGATGTGCCAATTCACCAACCTTATATTGATGGAATTACGGCTGCAAACGGAATTACGGTTAAAGCAAAATCAAAATGGTTTAATTGTCTTCATGTTCGTGGAAGTGTTAACGATATTAGTGCATTGACTTTGTTACCCTATGTAAATCGTGTACGCTTTGCAGATGCTTCGCTGAATTCGAAAAGACCAACCCCAAGAACCATCAATTCGGTCAATAAGCAACTGGATGTT is part of the Flavobacterium sangjuense genome and harbors:
- a CDS encoding LysM peptidoglycan-binding domain-containing protein, giving the protein MKNRILFSIFLTMFSFVFTVSAKQEKYTKHTVAKGETINMIAQKYKVTPYDIYSLNPDSQNGIQLNSVLLIPASASVVVIHSSQNATQTSNPNSHLVQPKETLYSISKQYGVTIDALKAANGDLLNNGLKIGQNIKIPTSGSGQNVAASKPVETPKVVAPVVSKPAVVKAAPKVEAPKGETTYHIIEPKETKYGISKKYGMTIPELERLNPAIVNDFPIGFKLVVSGNVVNQAVLETPKPAVETPKPVAETATAETTSTKKYLEEYVVKPKETIATIANDYGISEQELISLNPELKRGIKLGMILRVPKGQRKEPVKKEQGNLLKTINTNARKQLALLLPFNISKIESDTINSTQARLKKDKFLNLTLDFYSGALMAIDSAKVLGMNVDIKILDSQETKNSSNVATLVQQNNLQSMDAIVGPFYQSNVEKLAELLEPTKTPVISPLSKESGKKYTNLYQSMPSAELLRSSIFDFMKAKSGNIIAVVDNKKGSVKQYIQEMQPNVRIAGLSPKGTFVADSLKVLFQKDKLNYVVLASESTGMILATTSAMLAAQKEYQVQLVILEQNDTFDFEEISLTRLTKLKLLYPSLSRPNETDEANQFDAKYKKINKIIPNQYAIRGFDVTFDTLLRLSQDKTFEETIQVSPSEQIENKFDYVQNATYGYSNNGIYILYYDTDLTIKEAL
- a CDS encoding OsmC family protein produces the protein MATSIVRYLGELRTSSMHMQSGTEIITDAPLDNHGKGEAFSPTDMVANSLATCMITIMGIKARDMDIELKGTTAEVTKVMAADPRRISEIHIHFEMNHAADDKTKTILERAGLTCPVMFSLHPDIKKEITFNWK
- a CDS encoding DUF3820 family protein, translating into MNPQQQLLIKLAHTKMPFGKYEGYYLIDLPEYYVVWYSQKGFPKGQLGEQLQLVYELKLNGLEELVRNIKKQYPKPI
- a CDS encoding CTP synthase, whose amino-acid sequence is MNQTKYIFVTGGVTSSLGKGIIAASLAKLLQARGYRTTIQKFDPYINVDPGTLNPYEHGECFVTDDGAETDLDLGHYERFLNVPTSQANNVTTGRVYLSVIEKERRGEFLGKTVQVVPHITNEIKERMQLLGKSGDFDIVITEIGGTVGDIESLPYIESVRQLVWELGESNGIVIHLTLVPYLAAAGELKTKPTQHSVKTLMESGIKADILVCRTEHELSDELRQKLALFCNVKREAVIQSIDASTIYEVPNLMLEEGLDVVALKKLNLPKKAAPDLKNWNTFLHRLKHPKQTVNVGLVGKYVELQDSYKSILESFIHAGAANQTKVNVISIHSEYLDAKTADEQLKDLDGILVAPGFGGRGIEGKIDTVRYARENNIPFFGICLGMQMAVIEYSRNILGLKDANSTEMNEETPNPVISIMEEQKTITDKGGTMRLGAWKCDIAAGTLAHQIYGSAQIQERHRHRYEFNNEYRKQLEKAGLTCSGINPETGLVEIIELENHPFFIGVQYHPEYKSTVANPHPIFVSFVAAMVKHKNK
- the yidC gene encoding membrane protein insertase YidC, with product MEEKKFDFNTIIGFGLIFVIIVWMMYNNRDSELKEQQEKAKTEKAAKAAVAVTPKETTKTITDTAVADSVKIQKLQGTLGSFAYSATLPSATANFTTLENDLVKLKIANKGGYVVEAILKKYEKFKKNSGQLVELIKDNNASFNLQLQTKDNRVLNTKDLFFEPTLTKVGANQILSMKLKAGANEYLEYKYVLAPNQYLVDFDIHSQGLNTVLNASKPIDLQWDLKSYRNEKSISYENRYAEIYFEYEDGKIDYVGQGKDKEENPEKATFIAYKQHFFSTILLTKTPFEKAKLHSHDLVNDDKKDTIFTKQYKATIPLAFTNGELDYKMNWYYGPTDYKTLKNYDRNLEKIVPLGWGIFGWINKFIFIPLFGFLSSFMGLGIAIIIFTILIKIAMSPITFKSFLSQAKMKVLRPEIMEIGEKFKKDPMKKQQETMKLYSKAGVNPMAGCIPALIQIPFMYASFQFFPSAFELRQKGFLWADDLSSFDQIFKLPFNIPLYGDHVSLFPILAAIAIFFYMKMTSGDQAMAQPPQDGMPDMAKIMKIMIYVSPVMMLIFFNSYGSGLSLYNFISNLITIGIMLVIKRYFIDSDKIHAQIQENKAKPKTESKFQKKMREMMEQAEAQKQLQNKKK
- the proC gene encoding pyrroline-5-carboxylate reductase translates to MKVLIIGHGNMGKTYANSFISSRFIKPEDIFVLVRNADFSTIESAIPKANFSNLVSDKIGDFDIVILAVKPQDFTVLAQSIKPYLKDSQIIFSVMAGITLSKLESQLSCSKIVRSMPNIPTQIGMGMTVFTASANVDRKELFIIQNLINTTGKSVYVENEKLIDAATAISGSGPAYVFYFMQSMIKAAVDLGFNESEAELLVNQTFMGSVAIQNSYSLSNEEWIAKVASKGGTTESALRIFEKGSLEKTIVEAVKAANDRALELGS
- a CDS encoding fasciclin domain-containing protein, with amino-acid sequence MKNLTKIIGIAIFSLTIFSCSSDSDSDSQPTIVDIASGNSDFSTLVTALNRTGLTATLDGSGQFTVFAPTNSAFQTFFTSLGPSVTVNNVDVNVLKNVLLNHVIGAEVKSADIVTGYASTLSPINTTASSPTISMFIQKSGGVVTLNGGASNGGATVTTADIDASNGVVHVVGNVIGLPTVVNHAIANPDFTSLVGALTSSGQPDFVSILSGTGPFTVFAPNNAAFTSLNTELAPGGIAGVSAANLTKVLTYHVVSPANVRSSSLTEGQVVTPILTPSQTFTVLLSGGARLRDANNRECNIIATDVQASNGVIHVLSKVLLPTL
- a CDS encoding toxin-antitoxin system YwqK family antitoxin — encoded protein: MKYIITILLTSLTLCAQDFNKLDENGKKNGLWKGVYEASKRPRYEGTFEHGKEIGMFKFFDDTKAGTVIATREFNAKDNSCYTIFYNQNKSKVSEGKVVNKQFEGEWKYYHEDSPSIMTLEIYANGKLNGVRKVFYKSGVIAEETTYKDGFKNGAYKSYAENGIVMEESNYKNGLYDGQAIYRNPTNEISGQGVYKNGKKVGIWKMLVKGKMKDVNMNFQNKNFKKPVMPKQGDVKVEVKDAEKPNPDLDSEIKNKLGR
- the mnmA gene encoding tRNA 2-thiouridine(34) synthase MnmA codes for the protein MKRVVVGLSGGVDSSVAAYLLKEQGYEVIGLFMKNWHDDSVTISNECPWLEDSNDALLVAEKLGIPFQTVDLSEQYKEKIVDYMFNEYEQGRTPNPDVLCNREIKFDVFMKIALSLGADYVATGHYCRKGEIEVGGKPVYQLLAGKDGNKDQSYFLCQLSQEQLAKSLFPIGELTKPEVREIATKLDLVTAEKKDSQGLCFIGKVRLPEFLQQQLQPKEGLIYEIEANSSLYNQEQPIFNSLEEKLAFESKGISYTSESGKIVGKHQGAHYFTIGQRKGLNVGGTKEALFIIATDVKTNAIYTGQGANHPGLFKKTLRVQPSEIHWIREDLALKNGETMQVMARIRYRQALQKATLYQFESGLYVSFDEPQSAITEGQFVAWNIDDELVGSGVIS